A single Pseudomonas brassicacearum DNA region contains:
- a CDS encoding alpha/beta fold hydrolase translates to MSANSQFFINRSGMRLHYLSWGNPSGIAVVLLHGLRSYAQTWDGLANALGERYCCYALDQRGRGYSDWADASSYRTEAYVNDLEDMVAHLGLQRFVLVGHSLGGTNALEYARLNPGRLQALVVEDIGPGSSVSGDGAERIRREMSQTPLLFPDWESAAQFWQQARPGLSPEGLASRLMYSMKETLAGIEWRHDQQGIAQARLSITPTDLWPAVRALDCPTLFIRGGRSDFLPLATLESIKQANEWVRTEEIADASHYVHDDQSEMFNLVVIDYLYDQCLQPQQQSGE, encoded by the coding sequence ATGTCTGCAAACAGCCAGTTCTTCATCAATCGGTCAGGGATGCGCTTGCATTATCTGTCCTGGGGCAATCCGTCGGGCATTGCAGTGGTGTTGCTGCACGGGCTGCGCTCCTATGCCCAGACCTGGGATGGCCTGGCCAATGCGCTGGGTGAGCGGTACTGCTGCTATGCCCTTGACCAGCGCGGCCGTGGCTACAGTGACTGGGCGGATGCTTCCAGTTACCGGACCGAGGCCTATGTCAACGATCTTGAAGATATGGTGGCGCATCTGGGGCTGCAGCGTTTCGTCCTGGTGGGGCATTCCCTCGGTGGCACCAATGCACTGGAGTATGCGCGGCTCAATCCGGGGCGACTGCAAGCTTTGGTGGTCGAGGACATCGGCCCTGGTTCTTCGGTCAGCGGTGACGGCGCCGAGCGGATTCGGCGCGAGATGAGCCAGACACCGTTGTTGTTTCCTGACTGGGAGAGTGCCGCCCAGTTCTGGCAGCAAGCGCGACCTGGCTTGTCGCCGGAGGGGCTGGCTTCCAGGTTGATGTATTCCATGAAGGAAACGCTGGCTGGAATCGAATGGCGTCACGACCAGCAGGGTATTGCCCAGGCGCGCCTGAGTATTACCCCGACCGACCTGTGGCCGGCGGTACGGGCGCTGGATTGCCCGACGCTGTTCATTCGTGGCGGCCGTTCCGACTTCCTGCCCTTGGCGACCCTTGAGTCGATCAAGCAGGCCAATGAGTGGGTGCGCACCGAGGAAATCGCCGACGCCAGCCATTACGTCCATGATGACCAGAGCGAAATGTTCAACCTTGTCGTCATCGACTATTTGTATGACCAGTGTCTACAACCACAACAACAAAGCGGTGAATAG
- a CDS encoding bifunctional 3-(3-hydroxy-phenyl)propionate/3-hydroxycinnamic acid hydroxylase, translating to MKQEKTQVVIVGGGPNGITAAHYMGLYGIDCIVLELADGVLPYPRAVGMDDEALRVLQGIGIAELAARDMICNVPLRYYNARGVCFAEVKPSTAHYGWPMRNIFMQQLLETTLREQLGKHASVELRQGHEMLDLEQDAEGVTLQVRDAQGELYQLQAQYVIGADGGRSSVRKKLGIELLGLTHPRKWVVIDTANDSLDAPYTALHADPQRPFVCIYLPYQQRRWEFMLLEGEDEARMCEEATIRDLIRGHIGDAADQLEIIRIRAYTHNSRVAARFVQGRVALVGDAAHISPPWAGQGLNSGLRDVANVSWKLAAILQGRASPAILASYDQERRGHATDLIALADNMGAVLGLTNPLMAGVRDWLFQAVNSVDNLRSHLLEFKFKPKATITKGLVYHERAELHEDDLVGQLFIQPTIEDAQGQRRRLDEVLGHSYAVLGYRVNPSEQLSEQTAAWWARWETRFIQINRSRSGVGRNQPLSASDAICVEDVDNRLGEWFAKVRDCVVVVRPDRFVAAITTPERLEGVLRKLAEQLS from the coding sequence ATGAAGCAGGAGAAAACCCAGGTTGTCATCGTGGGCGGCGGCCCGAATGGGATCACAGCCGCTCATTACATGGGGCTGTACGGCATCGACTGCATCGTCCTTGAGTTGGCTGACGGCGTCCTGCCGTATCCGCGCGCGGTGGGCATGGATGACGAAGCACTGCGTGTGTTGCAGGGCATCGGCATCGCCGAACTGGCCGCGCGCGACATGATCTGCAACGTACCCCTGCGGTACTACAATGCGCGAGGCGTCTGTTTTGCCGAGGTCAAGCCGAGCACGGCCCACTATGGCTGGCCGATGCGCAACATCTTCATGCAACAGTTGCTGGAAACGACATTGCGCGAGCAACTGGGCAAGCACGCCAGTGTCGAGTTGCGCCAGGGCCATGAAATGCTCGATCTGGAGCAGGATGCCGAGGGCGTGACGTTGCAGGTACGCGATGCCCAAGGCGAGCTCTATCAACTACAGGCGCAGTACGTGATCGGCGCCGACGGCGGACGTTCCAGCGTGCGCAAGAAACTCGGCATCGAGTTGCTGGGGTTGACCCATCCACGCAAATGGGTGGTGATCGACACGGCCAACGACTCCCTGGATGCACCGTATACGGCCCTGCATGCTGACCCGCAGCGGCCCTTCGTCTGCATCTACCTGCCGTATCAGCAGCGGCGCTGGGAGTTCATGCTCCTGGAGGGCGAAGACGAGGCCCGGATGTGCGAAGAGGCCACGATCCGGGACTTGATCCGTGGGCATATCGGCGATGCGGCCGACCAACTGGAAATCATCCGGATCCGCGCCTACACCCATAACTCTCGGGTCGCGGCACGCTTTGTCCAGGGCCGTGTGGCCTTGGTGGGGGATGCGGCGCATATTTCCCCGCCCTGGGCCGGGCAGGGGCTCAATTCGGGCCTGCGTGATGTCGCCAACGTCTCCTGGAAGCTCGCCGCGATTCTTCAAGGGCGGGCGTCACCGGCGATTCTTGCCAGTTACGACCAGGAACGCCGTGGGCATGCGACCGATCTCATCGCGTTGGCCGACAACATGGGCGCAGTGCTGGGGCTGACCAACCCGTTGATGGCCGGTGTGCGGGACTGGTTGTTCCAGGCCGTCAACAGCGTCGACAACCTTCGCTCGCACTTGCTGGAATTCAAGTTCAAACCCAAGGCGACCATCACCAAAGGCTTGGTGTATCACGAGCGCGCCGAGCTGCATGAGGATGATCTGGTCGGGCAGTTGTTCATCCAACCGACCATCGAAGATGCCCAGGGCCAGCGCCGACGCCTGGACGAGGTGCTGGGACATTCCTATGCGGTGCTGGGGTATCGGGTCAACCCGAGCGAACAGCTCAGCGAGCAAACCGCCGCCTGGTGGGCGCGCTGGGAAACGCGCTTCATCCAGATCAATCGCTCGCGCAGTGGCGTGGGGCGTAACCAACCCTTGTCCGCCAGCGACGCCATTTGCGTCGAGGACGTCGATAACCGCCTGGGCGAATGGTTTGCCAAGGTGCGTGACTGCGTCGTGGTGGTGCGGCCGGATCGGTTCGTTGCCGCGATCACCACACCTGAGCGGCTCGAAGGCGTGTTGCGCAAACTGGCGGAGCAACTCTCATGA